The following coding sequences lie in one Onychomys torridus chromosome X, mOncTor1.1, whole genome shotgun sequence genomic window:
- the Prrg3 gene encoding transmembrane gamma-carboxyglutamic acid protein 3, which translates to MAVFLEAKNAHAVLKRFPRANEFLEELRQGTIERECMEEICSYEEVKEVFENKEKTMEFWKGYPNAVYSVRDPSQSSDAMYVVVPLLGVVLLIVIALFIIWRCQLQKATRHHPSYAQNRYLASRTGHNLPRVMVYRGTVHSQGESSVHREAGNNPQIVLGPSRGGRTTVRLESTLYLPELSLSRLSSATPPPSYEEVTAPQEGSSEEASVSYNDPPPKYEEIVAASPSADK; encoded by the exons ATGGCTG TGTTTCTGGAAGCCAAGAATGCCCATGCAGTCCTGAAACGGTTCCCTCGTGCCAATGAATTCCTGGAGGAGCTACGTCAGGGCACCATCGAGCGGGAGTGCATGGAAGAGATCTGCAGCTATGAAGAGGTCAAGGAAGTAtttgagaacaaagaaaaaacg ATGGAGTTTTGGAAGGGATACCCAAATGCAGTATACTCAGTCCGAGATCCCTCACAGAGCTCAGATGCCATGTATGTGGTGGTGCCCCTTCTGGGGGTAGTCTTGCTGATTGTCATTGCCTTGTTCATCATCTGGAGGTGCCAGCTGCAGAAAGCAACTCGTCACCACCCCTCCTATGCTCAGAACCGGTACCTAGCCAGTCGCACCGGGCACAACCTCCCCCGAGTCATGGTATACAGGGGCACTGTGCATAGTCAGGGAGAGTCCTCTGTGCACCGAGAGGCAGGGAATAACCCACAGATAGTCCTGGGGCCCAGCCGGGGAGGCAGAACCACTGTCCGGCTGGAGAGCACCCTCTAcctcccagagctctctctctccagactgTCCAGCGCTACCCCTCCCCCCTCCTATGAAGAGGTGACTGCACCCCAGGAGGGCAGCAGTGAGGAGGCCAGTGTGTCTTACAATGATCCTCCCCCAAAGTATGAAGAAATTGTGGCAGCCAGCCCCAGTGCAGACAAGTAG